The bacterium genome contains the following window.
ATAAGGCGGATTTATTAGGGATAGATAGCTTTATAAAAACCCTCACCAAACGGAAAATAGAATTAGGGAATCCTGGTGTTGATAGATTAATAATTAGACAATACCTTGCCTATCTTCAAAAAGAAAATTATTCTCGTAAAAGTATGGCGCGAAAATTAGCCAGTCTGAGGACTTATTTTAAATTTTTATGCAGAAAAGGATATATTCAGACAAATCCCGCTAAAAGTATATTTACCCCCAAGTTGACACAAGACTTGCCAACATTTTTATACCAGAATGAGATAGTAGCACTAATTGAATTACCTGAAAACTCAACAGCATTGCTTTTACGAGATAGGGCAATAATGGAAACCCTTTATTCAACCGGGATGAGAGTAAGTGAATTGGTTGGAATGAACCTGTTAGATATAGATGAAACAAGTGGAATGGTGAAGGTGTTAGGGAAAGGGAATAAAGAAAGATTGGTTCCAATTGGCTCTTATGCCCTGAGTTGCATAGAAAGGTATCTTGGAAAACGAATAGAATTACTTAAAAAGAACCGCGAGCAAGAGGCGTTATTCCTGAATGGAAAAGGAGGACGATTGACTTCACGCGGGGTAAGACTCATTGTTAATAAATATGTAAATAAAATGGCTATTTCAAAACATGTCAGTCCACATACCTTTCGTCATACCTTTGCCACGCATCTTTTAGATGCTGGGGCAGATTTAAGGATTGTTCAGGAATTATTAGGACATGCAAGTTTAGCTACAACCCAGATTTATACCCACTTGACTAAAGAACGACTCAAATCTGTTTATGACAAAGCCCACCCCCGAGCATAAAAGGTAAAAGGTTTTATGGTTGAATGGTTGATAGTTGATGGTTGATGGTTGATAGTCTATGAAACTATAAACTTAGAGTTCTGCAAAACTAAGAAACTGTAGTTTTTAAGCGGGTATTTAAAACCTCTTTTTATCAATTTCCTCCAAAGAGCAAAATGCAAAAAGCAAATATAAAAATTACATATCAAAATGTAAAATTATCTCTTCCCTTTCAGCGTTAAAATACTTGAAGCAAAGATATTACCAATTTGAAATTTGATTTGTAATTTTGCATTTTGATATTTGATTTTTTATCTCTAATTTCAGGTCTACCTCTCAGTTATCTCCCCCAAATCCTATTTTGCAGAACCCTAACTATAAACTATAAACTATCAACCCTGTTGCTATATCTGTTCTATGAGAAATTTTCGTTAATAACTACTATATTCCCCCATTTCACTGCCCCATTACGATTTACCTCTTTTTTCCCTTTGACAAATGGCATTTGAATATGGTATAATCTTGTAGAGGTATGATTAATGACCACGATAGATAATAAACATCTTTCCATAAAAGAATTAAGAGCCTTTCAACCAGAAGAGAAAGACCCTACCTGGAAATTTTGTCTATTTTTTTCGATTTACATCACTAAATTGTTTTTATATACAAAGATTTCAGCCAATCAGGTGTCTTTTTTATTCTGTATTGTCAGTCTATTTGCGGCATTATTATTAATGGGGGGCATAGCAACCAATGATTGGAGATATTTTATCGGAGTTCCATTTTTTATTTATCTTTACTTAATATTAGATTGTGTCGATGGAGAGGTAGCCAGGGCAAAAGCGACAGCCAATCCTATCACCGGGAAAATAGTTGATGTTTTATGTCATGAAATTTTTGATGATGCGGTTATAGTCACGGTAACATTAGGTATATATTTTCGAATAGAAAATAATTTGCCTTTAATTATGGGCTTGTTTTTATTTTTTGGTAAAAGTATCAGC
Protein-coding sequences here:
- the xerC gene encoding tyrosine recombinase XerC gives rise to the protein MKYLDEFLLYLRVEKDTSYHTQRGYKADLLGIDSFIKTLTKRKIELGNPGVDRLIIRQYLAYLQKENYSRKSMARKLASLRTYFKFLCRKGYIQTNPAKSIFTPKLTQDLPTFLYQNEIVALIELPENSTALLLRDRAIMETLYSTGMRVSELVGMNLLDIDETSGMVKVLGKGNKERLVPIGSYALSCIERYLGKRIELLKKNREQEALFLNGKGGRLTSRGVRLIVNKYVNKMAISKHVSPHTFRHTFATHLLDAGADLRIVQELLGHASLATTQIYTHLTKERLKSVYDKAHPRA
- a CDS encoding CDP-alcohol phosphatidyltransferase family protein — encoded protein: MTTIDNKHLSIKELRAFQPEEKDPTWKFCLFFSIYITKLFLYTKISANQVSFLFCIVSLFAALLLMGGIATNDWRYFIGVPFFIYLYLILDCVDGEVARAKATANPITGKIVDVLCHEIFDDAVIVTVTLGIYFRIENNLPLIMGLFLFFGKSISRRLEDIIIRVIRLHAQDKVRKEDIVKVSTNHKIKRLIHYILPSNCEHGYIPYKGIFLIMICSLFGDLMLLGAFALWAFWFNLKWVYKTCKFFKAPYNYLK